CAAAAGACCCCAGAAAGCGTCGGAGAAGAAGCCTTCTACCACTTCTCAATATAAGGTCGGAGGTCCAACTCGAATGCAAATGTCGTGCGAGGTTGAGTATGCAAATGCCAATATGAATCCGCAATCTATAAACAGTAAGTGTCCGAAACGAATCAACCAATCAAGCCAAACCTACGGCATCGGGGCTTAATTTAGCATCTTCATGCTCAAATACCCAGGCTTTGGTACGTGGAATATCAATGATACCGTCAATGACAGTATGCGAGACATGTACGCCCTGCGGCCCAAACTCACGAGCAAGTGATTGCGCCAACGCACGCAGTGCAAACTTGCTCGAAGCAAACGCAGCAAATTTAGCAGAACCCTTGAGACTAGCGGTAGCTCCCGTGAAGATCAAAGTGGGCGGGTATTCCGAAGATTCGCGAGCTTCTAGGAGCAGCGGAATAGCCCGTTGGGCAAAATTGAAGGCGCCCTGTCTGATGTGGGTGTCAACAACCCAGCAAAATCCTGAAGGATGATGTGCACTATCTTAAACCTCGAAGTGGATCGGGTGGATACAAAAGCCAGCAAATACTTACGCCTGTGACTTTAGTGCATTCGAGTAATCTTCTTCCGTGAGCTCGAGGAATGGCTTGACCACGAAGCCGCCACCTGAGTTGAAAACAGCAACAGCTACCTTTGAGGAAGGATACTGAACCCGAATCTTGTCAAAAGCAGCATTCACACTCTTCGAGTCGGAGACATCAGTGCTAATGCCGAAGGCCTGGCCACCGCTGGAATTAATTTCTTGAACGACTGGGTCGTAGTTGTCTGGGTTTCGAGCAAGAACCACAACAGAATATGACTTTGCAAATCTCCTGGCGATTGAGGCACCCTGTTTATTTTGTTAGCCAGACCTGCCTTGCATAGAGTCAGGGATCGAGACCGTACTGTGCCGGGGCCAACGCCAGCAATGATCGCGAGTGCTTTGGAAGCCATGCTTGATTTGAGAAGAATTTGAATGTCTTGTTTTTTTAAGTCAGAATAAAATGAAGGAATCCGAACAACTAAATACTGGCAGTCGGCTCGGAAGATATCACCTAAGCTTAGAAATGCAACGGGAATTGATCATCACGTCCACAGATGATATCATCTGCAGAGAACGGGACTGGTGTTTCCCCGCAAAGACAACATCCATGTGAAAATTAGACCATCCAAAGATGAATAATCCTGATGGCTCAGCAGAGTCCCCTAGAGCTTGGAGAAACCAAACTTGTTAGGGAAATGTGACTAGTATAGTTGGTTCCAAATTTCTGCCTCAGGCCGTTATCGATAAGACACATAAATTTCCCATCGAATCTCCGACTCTCGAACTCCTCATCGAATCAAACAACCAAGATGGCCGACTCAGATCCTTTGTTGAGTGAGCTCTGCTCAATATGGTATGCCCACGAAAAACACTACTCTCCGGTGTACCTTGAATCTAACCTGTGTTCGTACAGCCATGCCAATCCTCCCAAATACCGCTGCCCACGCTGTTCAACACGTAGCTGCTCTCTACCTTGCACACGTCGCCATAAACTCTGGTCACAATGCTCCGGCGTGCGCGATCCTGCCGCCTATCTAAAGCGCAATGAATTAATCACTGAATCTGCGTTCGACCGCGACTTTAATTTCATTACCGGCATCGAGCGCACCCTCGAGCGCGCGGAGCGAGAAATCGATAACCGCGGGATTGATCTTGCAGGTAGTACCCAGACCGACGATGGCAATTTCGAAGGCTTCCAGCATTCGAGTGCTGGCTGTAAGAGGAAGCACCCGAACCAAGGCCTTGCCAAGGGCGAGGCTGCGTTCTTGCGTGGTGCGGAGACTGCTCGTGTGAAAGTTCTTCGAGCTCCCAAGGGGATGTCAAGGAATAAGCAAAATGGTTCGCGTTTGCATCCCAAGTGAGTTGGAGGTCTCTCATGTCTTTTGATTCAGAAATTTACTGACTTGGCCATTTCTCAAGGCATAAGCGTCTTGCTTGGAC
The nucleotide sequence above comes from Penicillium digitatum chromosome 1, complete sequence. Encoded proteins:
- a CDS encoding Oxidoreductase, short chain dehydrogenase/reductase family — its product is MASKALAIIAGVGPGTGASIARRFAKSYSVVVLARNPDNYDPVVQEINSSGGQAFGISTDVSDSKSVNAAFDKIRVQYPSSKVAVAVFNSGGGFVVKPFLELTEEDYSNALKSQAQGAFNFAQRAIPLLLEARESSEYPPTLIFTGATASLKGSAKFAAFASSKFALRALAQSLAREFGPQGVHVSHTVIDGIIDIPRTKAWVFEHEDAKLSPDAIADSYWHLHTQPRTTFAFELDLRPYIEKW